The following proteins are encoded in a genomic region of Streptomyces lunaelactis:
- a CDS encoding TrmH family RNA methyltransferase → MPTPELISPRSPRVTAARRLAKRAFRGKERLFIAEGPQAVREAVAHRGPGGEPTLVELFTTVEAAERYADIVHAAFAAGARVHHASDAVLAEVSQTVTPQGLVGVCRFLDSPFEEILAARPKLVAVLAHVRDPGNAGTVLRCADAAGADAVVLTDASVDLYNPKSVRASVGSHFHLPVAVGVPVEQAVQGLRDAGVRVLAADGAGEDDLDDELDAGTMGGPTAWIFGNEAWGLPEETRALADAVVRVPIHGKAESLNLATAAAVCFYASARAQRAGSTR, encoded by the coding sequence ATGCCCACACCCGAGCTGATCTCCCCGCGATCCCCGCGCGTCACCGCCGCCCGGCGGCTGGCCAAGCGGGCCTTCCGCGGCAAGGAGCGCCTGTTCATCGCCGAGGGCCCGCAGGCCGTGCGCGAGGCGGTCGCCCACCGCGGCCCCGGCGGCGAGCCCACCCTGGTCGAGCTCTTCACCACCGTCGAGGCCGCCGAGCGGTACGCGGACATCGTCCACGCCGCCTTCGCGGCCGGCGCCCGGGTGCACCACGCCTCCGACGCGGTGCTCGCCGAGGTCTCCCAGACCGTCACGCCGCAGGGCCTGGTCGGCGTCTGCCGCTTCCTCGACTCGCCCTTCGAGGAGATCCTCGCGGCGCGGCCTAAGCTCGTCGCCGTGCTCGCGCACGTCCGTGACCCCGGAAACGCCGGCACCGTACTGCGCTGCGCCGACGCCGCGGGCGCGGACGCCGTCGTCCTCACCGATGCCTCCGTCGACCTCTACAACCCCAAGTCCGTACGGGCATCGGTCGGTTCGCACTTCCATCTGCCCGTCGCGGTCGGCGTTCCCGTGGAACAGGCCGTCCAGGGGCTGCGCGACGCCGGCGTCCGGGTCCTGGCCGCCGACGGCGCGGGCGAGGACGACCTGGACGACGAGCTCGACGCGGGCACCATGGGCGGCCCCACCGCCTGGATCTTCGGCAACGAGGCCTGGGGGCTGCCGGAGGAGACCCGCGCGCTCGCCGACGCCGTGGTGCGTGTCCCGATCCACGGAAAGGCCGAGAGTCTGAACCTCGCGACCGCCGCGGCCGTATGTTTCTATGCCTCGGCGCGCGCCCAGCGCGCAGGCAGTACGCGCTGA
- the rplT gene encoding 50S ribosomal protein L20 gives MARVKRAVNAHKKRRAILEAAKGYRGQRSRLYRKAKEQVTHSLVYNYNDRKKRKGDFRQLWIQRINAAARQNGMTYNRLIQGLKAANIEVDRKILAELAVNDANAFAALVEVAQKALPSDVNAPKAAA, from the coding sequence GTGGCACGCGTCAAGCGGGCAGTCAACGCCCACAAGAAGCGCCGGGCAATTCTCGAGGCCGCCAAGGGTTACCGCGGTCAGCGTTCACGCCTGTACCGCAAGGCCAAGGAGCAGGTCACCCACTCCCTGGTCTACAACTACAACGACCGCAAGAAGCGCAAGGGCGACTTCCGTCAGCTGTGGATCCAGCGCATCAACGCCGCTGCCCGCCAGAACGGCATGACGTACAACCGCCTCATCCAGGGTCTGAAGGCCGCCAACATCGAGGTGGACCGCAAGATCCTGGCCGAGCTCGCGGTCAACGACGCCAACGCGTTCGCCGCGCTCGTCGAGGTTGCCCAGAAGGCGCTTCCGAGCGATGTCAACGCCCCGAAGGCCGCCGCCTGA
- the rpmI gene encoding 50S ribosomal protein L35: MPKNKTHSGAKKRFKITGSGKVLRERAGKRHLLEHKPSTLTRRLSGNAEMSKPDSKTIKKLLGK, translated from the coding sequence ATGCCGAAGAACAAGACGCACAGCGGTGCCAAGAAGCGCTTCAAGATCACCGGCTCCGGCAAGGTGCTCCGCGAGCGCGCCGGCAAGCGCCACCTGCTCGAGCACAAGCCGTCCACGCTGACGCGTCGCCTGAGCGGCAACGCCGAGATGTCGAAGCCGGACAGCAAGACCATCAAGAAGCTTCTCGGCAAGTGA
- the infC gene encoding translation initiation factor IF-3, whose amino-acid sequence MWCYLGGSISAEPRINDRIRVPEVRLVGPSGEQVGIVPLAKALELAQEYDLDLVEVAATARPPVCKLMDYGKFKYESAMKAREARKNQAHTVIKEMKLRPKIDPHDYDTKKGHVVRFLKQGDKVKITIMFRGREQSRPELGFRLLQRLASDVEDLGFIESNPKQDGRNMIMVLGPHKKKTEAMAEAREAQAARKAERQGTTHEEPADEVAEAPAEAPAETPSEA is encoded by the coding sequence GTGTGGTGCTACTTAGGAGGATCCATCAGCGCCGAGCCCCGCATCAACGACCGGATTCGCGTTCCCGAAGTGCGACTTGTCGGTCCCAGCGGCGAGCAGGTCGGGATTGTTCCGCTTGCCAAGGCCCTCGAGCTTGCGCAGGAGTACGACCTCGATCTGGTCGAGGTCGCGGCGACTGCCCGCCCGCCCGTGTGCAAGCTCATGGACTACGGGAAGTTCAAGTACGAGTCGGCCATGAAGGCCCGTGAGGCGCGCAAGAACCAGGCGCACACGGTCATCAAGGAAATGAAGCTCCGGCCGAAGATCGACCCGCACGACTACGACACCAAGAAGGGTCACGTCGTCCGGTTCCTCAAGCAGGGTGACAAGGTCAAGATCACGATCATGTTCCGTGGTCGTGAGCAGTCCCGCCCCGAGCTTGGCTTCCGTCTGCTCCAGCGGCTCGCCTCCGACGTCGAGGACCTCGGCTTCATCGAGTCGAACCCGAAGCAGGACGGCCGGAACATGATCATGGTTCTTGGCCCGCACAAGAAGAAGACCGAGGCCATGGCCGAGGCGCGTGAGGCTCAGGCCGCCCGCAAGGCGGAGCGTCAGGGCACCACGCACGAGGAGCCGGCGGACGAGGTTGCCGAGGCTCCGGCCGAAGCACCCGCCGAGACGCCCTCCGAGGCGTGA
- a CDS encoding DUF1844 domain-containing protein: MSDATTPSESPGFDDMTRDIAEVPAVEVIVTVAVNLMSAAAVKLGLTEDGAEHKDLDEARKLVHALAGLMDASATEISSFHAAPLRDGLKSLQLAFREASLVPDEPGQGPGEKYTGPVYG, encoded by the coding sequence ATGAGTGACGCGACCACCCCCAGTGAATCCCCCGGCTTCGACGACATGACCCGCGACATCGCGGAGGTTCCCGCCGTCGAGGTGATCGTGACGGTCGCGGTGAACCTGATGAGCGCGGCCGCCGTGAAGCTCGGTCTGACCGAGGACGGCGCCGAGCACAAGGACCTGGACGAGGCCCGCAAGCTGGTGCACGCGCTGGCCGGTCTGATGGACGCGAGCGCGACCGAGATCAGCTCCTTCCATGCGGCGCCGCTGCGCGACGGGCTGAAGTCGCTGCAGCTGGCGTTCCGCGAGGCGTCGCTGGTGCCGGACGAGCCGGGCCAGGGGCCTGGCGAGAAGTACACCGGACCGGTCTACGGCTAG
- a CDS encoding SseB family protein, whose protein sequence is MALKNIPDPGFSDDDGTADPALTAALAAWSEDRTAVRPVLEALRGARLLVPVVAVLGEVEEDENGLRREKTSDMAVPTLTAGDRRALPAFTSIASLARWNPEARPVAVPLHQALQAAAHEKADTVVLDLAGPVPYQLTGPALLALAEGRTNADPLQDPAVIAAVRAAAAAEPAVLRAHLGPGGADGTLALVLAADAAPAEAARRVAEALAADDVLRARLVRGLDLALLPAEATPPGEPLFVRE, encoded by the coding sequence GTGGCGCTCAAGAACATCCCAGACCCCGGTTTCTCCGACGACGACGGCACGGCCGACCCGGCGCTGACGGCGGCCCTCGCCGCCTGGTCCGAGGACAGAACCGCTGTACGGCCGGTACTCGAAGCCCTCCGCGGCGCCCGGCTGCTGGTTCCGGTCGTCGCCGTGCTCGGCGAGGTGGAGGAGGACGAGAACGGCCTTCGCCGCGAGAAGACCAGCGACATGGCCGTGCCGACCCTGACGGCGGGCGACCGCCGCGCGCTGCCCGCGTTCACCTCGATCGCGTCGCTCGCCCGCTGGAACCCGGAAGCCCGCCCCGTCGCCGTACCCCTCCATCAAGCGCTTCAGGCGGCCGCCCACGAGAAGGCCGACACCGTGGTGCTCGACCTGGCGGGCCCCGTCCCGTACCAGCTGACCGGCCCGGCGCTGCTCGCCCTCGCCGAGGGCCGTACGAACGCCGACCCGCTCCAGGACCCCGCGGTCATCGCGGCGGTAAGGGCCGCGGCAGCCGCCGAGCCCGCGGTGCTCCGCGCCCATCTCGGTCCGGGCGGTGCGGACGGCACCCTCGCCCTGGTCCTCGCGGCGGACGCGGCCCCGGCCGAGGCGGCCCGGCGCGTCGCCGAGGCGCTGGCGGCCGACGACGTACTGAGGGCCCGCCTGGTGCGAGGCCTCGACCTGGCACTGCTGCCGGCCGAGGCCACCCCTCCGGGCGAGCCCCTCTTCGTACGTGAGTAG
- the mycP gene encoding type VII secretion-associated serine protease mycosin, whose product MRRRHRLAATLAAAAFALLPATPAHADAIRAQQWGLDALDTAQAWNTTEGKGITVAVLDTGVDDSHPDLAGSVLPGKDFIGFGAQRGSRAWARHGTAMAGIIAAHGHGSGREDGVLGIAPEAKILPVRVILEGTDKAREKARNTRGTALAQGIRWAADQGADVINLSLGDDSESAHPEAGEDAAVQYALAKGSVVVASAGNGGEKGDHISYPAAYPGVIAVTAVDRNGTHAAFSTRRWYATVSAPGVDIVIADPDRNYYQGWGTSAASAFVSGAVALVRAAHPGLAPAQIKKLFADTARSGPKGGRDDAKGYGIVDPVAAIKAGAKLRPGDLKAASAGYGKQYFGPGPAAAKKDTEPAGWLAPLAGGIGALVLAGAVVLWRGGRPGRN is encoded by the coding sequence ATGAGACGCCGCCACCGCCTCGCCGCCACCCTCGCGGCCGCCGCCTTCGCACTGCTCCCGGCCACTCCCGCGCACGCGGACGCGATCCGGGCCCAGCAGTGGGGCCTCGACGCCCTGGACACCGCCCAGGCCTGGAACACCACCGAGGGCAAGGGCATCACGGTCGCCGTCCTCGACACGGGCGTCGACGACAGCCACCCCGACCTCGCGGGCTCGGTCCTGCCCGGCAAGGACTTCATCGGCTTCGGCGCGCAGCGCGGCTCCCGCGCCTGGGCCCGTCACGGCACCGCGATGGCCGGCATCATCGCCGCCCACGGCCATGGTTCAGGACGCGAGGACGGCGTCCTCGGCATCGCGCCCGAGGCGAAGATCCTCCCGGTCCGGGTCATCCTCGAAGGCACCGACAAGGCCCGCGAAAAGGCCCGCAACACCCGCGGCACCGCCCTCGCCCAGGGCATCCGCTGGGCCGCCGACCAGGGCGCGGACGTCATCAACCTCTCCCTCGGCGACGACAGTGAGTCAGCGCACCCCGAGGCCGGTGAGGACGCCGCCGTCCAGTACGCGCTCGCCAAGGGATCCGTCGTCGTGGCGTCGGCCGGCAACGGAGGCGAGAAGGGCGACCACATCTCCTACCCCGCGGCCTACCCCGGCGTGATCGCCGTGACAGCCGTCGACCGCAACGGCACGCACGCCGCCTTCTCCACCCGCCGCTGGTACGCCACCGTCAGCGCCCCCGGCGTCGACATCGTCATCGCCGACCCCGACCGGAACTACTACCAGGGCTGGGGCACCAGCGCCGCCTCCGCGTTCGTCTCCGGCGCGGTCGCCCTCGTCCGCGCCGCCCACCCCGGCCTGGCCCCGGCCCAGATCAAGAAGCTCTTCGCCGACACCGCCCGCAGCGGCCCCAAGGGCGGCCGCGACGACGCGAAGGGCTACGGCATAGTCGACCCGGTCGCGGCGATCAAGGCGGGCGCCAAGCTGCGCCCAGGGGATCTGAAGGCCGCCTCCGCGGGCTACGGCAAGCAGTACTTCGGCCCCGGCCCCGCCGCCGCCAAGAAGGACACGGAACCGGCCGGCTGGCTCGCCCCGCTCGCGGGCGGCATCGGCGCCCTGGTGCTGGCGGGCGCGGTCGTACTGTGGCGCGGCGGCCGGCCCGGCCGGAACTGA
- a CDS encoding amino acid deaminase/aldolase: MTPRAADRARYDRATAHLDAPLAVVDLDAFDANAEDLVRRAGGKPIRVASKSVRCRALLERVLARDGFAGIMSFTLDESVWLARAGFEDVLLAYPSADRAGFAELAGDPKLAAAVTVMVDDPAQLELIDSARHGGKEEIRLCLELDTALQLLGGRVRIGARRSPLREPAQLAELARSIARRPGFRLVGLMAYEGHVAGVGDSLVGRPVRSRAIRLMQGAARRELAARRAAVVRAVRAVAPDLEFVNGGGTGSVQHTAAEDAVTEIAAGSGLYVPRLFDNYTSFTGRPAALFAQPVVRRPGVGAVTVLGGGYPASGAAGADRLPVPYLPEGLRYDPQEGPGEVQTPLLGSPADDLLIGDKVWFRHAKAGEMCERFDTLQFIEGDRVTGTAPTYRGEGRTFL; this comes from the coding sequence ATGACTCCCCGTGCCGCTGACCGGGCCCGCTACGACAGGGCCACCGCCCATCTCGATGCCCCGCTCGCCGTCGTCGATCTCGACGCGTTCGACGCCAACGCCGAGGATCTGGTGCGCCGGGCGGGCGGAAAGCCGATCCGGGTGGCGAGCAAGTCCGTACGCTGCCGGGCGCTCCTGGAGCGCGTGCTGGCGCGGGACGGCTTCGCCGGGATCATGTCGTTCACCCTGGACGAGTCAGTGTGGCTGGCACGGGCCGGGTTCGAGGACGTCCTGCTCGCCTACCCCTCCGCCGACCGCGCCGGTTTCGCGGAGCTCGCGGGCGATCCCAAGCTCGCCGCCGCCGTGACCGTGATGGTCGACGACCCGGCCCAGCTGGAGCTGATCGACAGCGCGCGCCACGGCGGCAAGGAGGAGATCCGGCTCTGTCTGGAACTCGACACCGCGCTGCAACTGCTGGGCGGCAGGGTACGGATCGGCGCGCGCCGTTCGCCGCTGCGCGAGCCCGCCCAGCTGGCCGAGCTGGCCCGCTCGATCGCGCGCCGTCCCGGTTTCCGGCTGGTGGGCCTGATGGCGTACGAGGGCCATGTGGCGGGAGTCGGCGATTCCCTCGTCGGCCGTCCCGTGCGCTCCCGCGCCATCCGGCTGATGCAGGGCGCGGCCCGCAGGGAACTGGCCGCCCGGCGGGCGGCGGTGGTTCGGGCGGTGCGCGCGGTGGCGCCGGACCTGGAGTTCGTCAACGGCGGGGGCACCGGCAGCGTCCAGCACACGGCGGCCGAGGACGCGGTGACCGAGATCGCCGCCGGTTCCGGGCTGTATGTGCCGCGGCTGTTCGACAACTACACGTCGTTCACGGGGCGCCCGGCCGCGCTCTTCGCGCAGCCGGTGGTGCGCCGGCCGGGTGTGGGTGCGGTGACGGTGCTCGGCGGCGGCTACCCGGCCTCGGGTGCCGCGGGCGCGGACCGGCTGCCGGTCCCGTATCTCCCGGAAGGGCTCCGCTACGACCCGCAGGAGGGTCCGGGCGAGGTGCAGACCCCGCTGCTCGGCTCCCCCGCCGACGATCTGCTGATCGGCGACAAGGTGTGGTTCCGGCACGCCAAGGCCGGGGAGATGTGCGAGCGCTTCGACACCCTGCAGTTCATCGAGGGCGACCGGGTGACGGGGACGGCGCCGACGTACCGCGGTGAGGGCCGTACGTTCCTCTAA
- a CDS encoding DUF2510 domain-containing protein, whose protein sequence is MSMTTPAGWYPDPSVPSTERWWDGTAWTAHTRPVQSHAPAVGFGPQTAPLQQSTMPANTGGGGGKSRVVALVTAGAVLVAAVVTGAVLLGKGDESAQPDSTPTASAPAPTTADPKNSPATTPSADDSALLIDQLNGISMPVPAGWEKSESSLDEGTTMVTDETYDCPGGGSSLCRHGRVSSITAAQAGASSAEALARRDVVTAADAAYDEDAVGTRVHGGITSHTVLKSQPIAVAGRAGYLVRWRVITGAGPGGYVQSLAFPSTVGSEALVVVRFAFDAGPEGPKLADMDKIAESIRPTGDSTGGGVGSSIGPGHG, encoded by the coding sequence ATGAGCATGACGACGCCGGCAGGCTGGTACCCGGACCCCAGCGTTCCCTCCACCGAACGCTGGTGGGACGGCACCGCCTGGACCGCGCACACCCGCCCGGTCCAGTCACATGCCCCGGCGGTGGGCTTCGGCCCGCAGACCGCGCCCCTTCAGCAGTCGACCATGCCGGCCAACACCGGTGGCGGTGGCGGCAAGAGCCGGGTCGTCGCGCTCGTCACGGCGGGCGCCGTGCTCGTCGCCGCGGTCGTCACCGGTGCCGTGCTGCTCGGCAAGGGCGACGAGTCCGCGCAGCCCGACTCCACGCCGACCGCGAGCGCGCCGGCCCCGACCACGGCCGACCCCAAGAACAGTCCCGCCACCACGCCGTCGGCCGACGACTCCGCTCTCCTCATCGACCAGCTCAACGGCATCTCGATGCCCGTACCCGCCGGCTGGGAGAAGTCCGAAAGCTCCCTCGACGAGGGCACGACGATGGTGACCGACGAGACCTACGACTGCCCCGGAGGCGGCTCGTCGCTCTGCAGGCACGGCCGGGTGTCGTCGATCACGGCAGCGCAGGCCGGGGCGTCCTCCGCGGAGGCGCTGGCCAGACGGGACGTCGTGACGGCCGCGGACGCCGCGTACGACGAGGACGCCGTCGGCACCCGCGTCCACGGCGGCATCACGTCCCACACGGTGCTCAAGTCGCAGCCCATCGCGGTCGCCGGGCGCGCCGGCTATCTGGTCCGCTGGCGCGTCATCACCGGAGCCGGGCCCGGCGGATACGTCCAGTCGCTGGCCTTCCCCTCCACGGTGGGCAGCGAAGCCCTGGTCGTCGTCCGCTTCGCCTTCGACGCGGGTCCGGAGGGTCCGAAGCTCGCCGACATGGACAAGATCGCCGAGAGCATCCGCCCGACCGGCGACTCCACGGGCGGCGGCGTCGGGAGCAGCATCGGCCCGGGCCACGGCTGA
- a CDS encoding 3-oxoacyl-ACP reductase: MTDTICRRLAGRTAVITGAGSGIGLATARRLASEGANVVCGDIDETAGKAAADEVGGTFVHVDVTNPEQVEALFKTAYDTYGSVDIAFNNAGISPPDDDSILTTGLEAWKRVQDVNLTSVYLCCKAAIPYMQRQGRGSIINTASFVAIMGAATSQISYTASKGGVLAMSRELGVQFAREGIRVNALCPGPVNTPLLQELFAKDPERAARRLVHIPAGRFAEPDELAAAVAFLASDDSSFINATDFLVDGGISGAYVTPL, from the coding sequence ATGACCGACACCATTTGCCGCCGCCTGGCCGGCCGTACCGCAGTCATCACCGGCGCGGGCAGCGGAATCGGCCTGGCCACCGCGCGCCGCCTGGCCTCCGAGGGCGCGAACGTCGTCTGCGGCGACATCGACGAGACCGCGGGCAAGGCCGCCGCCGACGAGGTCGGCGGCACCTTCGTACATGTCGACGTGACCAACCCCGAGCAGGTCGAGGCGCTGTTCAAGACGGCGTACGACACCTACGGCAGCGTCGACATCGCCTTCAACAACGCGGGCATCTCGCCGCCCGACGACGACTCCATCCTCACCACGGGACTGGAGGCCTGGAAGCGCGTCCAGGACGTCAACCTCACCTCCGTCTACCTCTGCTGCAAGGCAGCCATCCCCTATATGCAGCGCCAGGGCCGCGGCTCGATCATCAACACCGCCTCCTTTGTGGCGATCATGGGCGCGGCGACCTCCCAGATCTCGTACACGGCGTCCAAGGGTGGCGTGCTCGCCATGTCACGCGAGCTCGGCGTGCAGTTCGCCCGCGAGGGCATCCGCGTCAACGCGCTCTGCCCGGGGCCGGTCAACACCCCGCTTCTGCAGGAGCTGTTCGCCAAGGACCCGGAGCGGGCCGCGCGCCGCCTGGTCCACATCCCGGCCGGCCGGTTCGCGGAGCCGGACGAGCTCGCGGCCGCGGTGGCCTTCCTCGCCAGCGACGACTCCTCGTTCATCAACGCGACCGACTTCCTGGTCGATGGGGGGATCTCGGGCGCCTACGTCACGCCTCTCTAA